TTGAATTGATTTTTTCCGAAATAGCCGTTCCAGGACCCGGGCCAGCCAGGATCGTTTTCATCTGCTAATTTGTCAGGCCAAAACGGCGGCCAGGTGGCGCGATCGTCTTCCGTCGCCGCCAGCGTGGTCATGGCAATATCGTCAGAATTGGCATTTGCATATTGTGGAACCGGCTCCATTTGCCACGATTTTCCGCCGGGGCTTGTTCTGGAATGTACCGCAGTGATGTGTCGTATCTGACCGTCTTCGTCGCGAACCTCGGCGCCGATCATGAGTCCCGTTTGCGCCAGATAATTTTTTCCGGTATTTTTCGGCCACTCGTACGGGATGCCGTCGCCGGGTTTGGTGCGACCGGTGGTTCCATTATTCCAGACCGTGGTTCGCACCAGATTGCCCGCGATGTCTGTAGTTCGACGATAACTTTTATCGCCGCGTTCCTTGCTCGGCACGTGCTGCGCAAAAACAGTCGCGCCGAACAGAAACATGAATATCAGAAAAATTCCCAACCATTTGCGCATTCTATTTCTCCTGTCTTTTCTATTCTACAAATTTGCCAAATCAAATTCCAACCCGATTTGGATTTCCCGCGGCGCTGAATAAAATTGCGGGTAAACAAGGTATTCTTCCACCGTATTCACGCGAGCCGCATCATCCTGGGAAACGTTTTTCCCTTGCAGCGTATTTCCCGCGCGACCTGTATCGCCAAAAACGTCAACTTCATTCAATCTATCAAATAAATTGTAAACATTGACAAAGAAAATTGCTTTCACATTGCCAAAGGAAATATTCTTGTGCAATTTCAAATCAAATGTGTAAACCGTTGGTTTGCGGCGGCTATTTTTTCTCAAACCTGTGGACAGATTCTGTCCCTGCCGCGACGAGCGGCTGATTTGCGGCGAGTACGGATACCCGGAGCCGTATCGGCCCAACAGCGTCACGCCGCCCCATCGCGTCGCATAAATAAAAGAGGCGTTCAACGTATGCGTTTGATCCCAGTCCAGCGGAATGATCATTTTCGTCGGTTCCGCCAGAGACTGCATGGCGTAAAATTCCTCGTTAGGGTCGGAATTGCTGCCTTCCGCCACCTGGTAAGTGTAATCGACATTCACCGAGTAGCCCGCTGTGGGCCTGAGCGTCATGGAAAGAGTAACACCGCGGACATTGGCGTAATCTTTATTAATGTATTTGGAATAAGACACGCCCGGAATGTACGTTTCAATGGGCACGCTCGTCGTGACCCAGTTTCGAACGTCACGATAAAAACTAGTGACATCAATTTTCAAATTCTCCGCCAACTGTTGCTGCAATCCGATTTCGTACATCACAGTTCGCTGCGGTTTCAAATCAGGATTTCCGTACGGTCCGTGGATATTAGCGCTCTCCGGCACTTTGTAGCCGGGGTTGGCGTAAAGATACACGAAATTTGGAATTTGCAAAAAATGGCCGTACGAAAAATGAATCGTTCCTTTATCAGTGATCGGATAGGCAATTCCCAACCGCGGGCTGAACTGATACTTCGGCGTCGCGTCTTGCCACCAGTACGCTTCGCGTTCAGCGACTGTCTTCAAATTCCCCGGCAGATTTCGCAATGAATCCGGCAGCGTGGGATCGCGGTAAATATTAGCCGGTTTGAACGGATTGAAAATATTCGGATCGGTCGGATCCGATAGAATTTTCGCCCGGGAGTTGAAATAGTCAAAGCGCAAGCCCAGATTCACAATCATGCTTCTATATTCAATTTTATCCTGCACGTACGCGGAAAATTCAATCGGGCGGGTGGTGTAATTGTTGTGCGCCGGATTCTCCGGTCCCAGAATGGCCGTCCGAAACGGCACGACGTCAACGCCCATGGAATCCCTCAATGCCGTGAGCCAGATATCATCGAGATAAAGTTTGTGCAACCGGCCTTCCAACCCAGCCTTCAACTGATGCATTTCATTGAGCTGAATAGTATAGTCGAATTTTCCGACCCAGGTGTTTGTATTGCGCTGAAAATGATGCATATTTGTCCCTTTACTCAAAAATCCGTAGCTGGGCGCAAAAAGAGAATCCGGATGGACATAGCGCGCATCGTGCGGGTCTTTGTAAAGATATTCTTTGAACTGCTTGTAATAGTTGGAAATATTAATCGTGTAAAAAGATCGTTGGCTGAGCGTGTGCGTCAGGAGCGCGGACAAATTGTAGCCGTCGTCAAATTTTTCCACATCGCCGGTGGGATTCCATTTGAAGCCGTGATTGTAATCGCGAAAATTCATTTTGCTTCCCAACGCGCCAATGCTGAGTTTCATTGTCGGCGCCAACCGCGCCGTCACTTTCGCCTGTCCGGATAATTTGTGACGAAAATTCATCGGCACGGGTTTGCCATCACCAGGTTTACCTGATGGCAAATATTTATTCTGTCCGTACAGCCAGCCATCAGTGGAATAGTAGCGCGCCGTGACGAAAAAGTTCAATTTATCTGCAAAAGGAACAGGCCCGTCGAGGCTGGTTTGTAAATTGTAATTCGCAACCGGATTATTGTTTTTAATATCGTAAAAAATTTGATTGTGCTCGCTGACGTAATCGCCGCTGTGGCCGGAAAAATTAACATGATACTTGCTGCCGCCTTCTTTGGTCACGATATTTACGATTCCCGACATCGCCTGCCCGTATTCGGCGTTGAACGTTCCGCTGATCACCTGCAACTCCTGCACCGATTCATTTTCCACCTGCACCGAAATTGCGCCGTCGTAAACATCGGTCACCGAGACGCCGTCCACCCAGTACGCCACTTCCGACGATCTGCCGCCGCGAATGTGGATGCCGCCGTAGCGGTCAACGGTCACGCCCGATTGCAAGGCTAAAACTTCGCTCACTTCCTGCACCGGCAAATTCGCAATCTGATCGGCGTCCACGTGAGCTTCCGCTGAAGTCAGATCTTTGGTCACCAGTGGCCTCTTTGCCGTGACTACTACTTCTTTCCCCAGATCGAGAATTTCAGTGCTCAACTTAAAATTTATCGTCGTTGTCAAGTCGATGGAAACCTTCACGCCGGTAAATGTTGACTTTTGGTAACCAATCATGGAAGCGGACAATGTGTAGCTTCCGGGCGGCACATTCAAAATCACGTAGTAACCGTCCAAACTGCTTGCCGCGCCCATGGTCGTTCCTTCGATAAGCACATTCACACCGGGAAGCGGATCTCCGGTCTGGACGTCGACAACCCGACCAGTTATTTTCCCGGTTGTTCCGGCAAAAAGATATTGGAATGACAATAGTAGTATTCCCAAAATCAGGAACATCTTTCGTTTTAAAATCATAAGGTTTATTCCTCCATGGTAATGGACGAAAATCTTTTCTCACTTTGATGTTTAGAGTTTTAAATCAAAGATCAGCTTTTAAAATCTAACGATTGTGTCAAGTAGATTCGCCTTTATTTCTTCAGAACGAATATAGCTCCCTGCTCAACTCGAAACCCAAAACCTAACAACTTCAATTTTTCAAAGAATCAATAGCAGCAGTAGGGATCGTTCCGGTATTTTTGTCTAATTTATCCAAAATTTCCTGGTAAATTTCCACCAAACCCTGCTCAGTGGAAATCAAATCAGTCAGCACAATGAAAACCGGGCCGACAACTTCTTCCGTGGCCCTATTTTTAAAAAAATCAGAACCGTAAAAAATTTTTGTCAGAGACTGGAATCGGGAGTTGAGCAATTTGTTTTGCTCCTCCATTTCTGAAAATTTCATCGCCAGAGAATAATCAATATCCCGAATAATCCCCAATTCTTTCGCAGTAGTCCAGGCCGTGGAAAGCATCGGCGCAATTTGCAAGCCCTCATTAATTTCTCGCTGCAAATCAGAGTAAATTTTGGCAAACGATTGATTTTTCAGTCGCCTTTTTGATTTTGAAAATAAAATTGCCTTGAGTGAATCGCGATAAGCGATTTGGTTGGCGATTGAGTGTTCCATTCCATCTTTATTTTGCACTATTTCGCTGCGAACCAATGCCAAAGCGCGCGACACAGCGCGGTTCCGATTGTAATTTTGCCGCCATTCATTCACGACCAGCGCCAGAATTACCGCGAAAACGATGGAAAAAATCTCCACTCCAATCCTTTGCCAGCTTTTTCGATTATTTTCACTCATCAATTTTGCTCCACTAACGCTCACTCGGAAAACACTGTCCAACGTAATTTTTCTTTGTCAATCCGAATATTAGCTTGCTGGTGTAATTGTTCAACAAAATTATGCAGGCGAATTCGCCGCCATTTCCAGAGCAATTCAGTGGCAATTTGCTCTTTTGCTTCTTCAAATGTTTTTGGACGCGCCGGTTTTTTTTTAATCATTTGCACGATGGCGTAAAATCCTTCCACCGGAAAGGGTCCGGCAATCTCGCCGGGGTTCAATTGGAAAATGGAATCTGCCAGAGACCCAAATCGCGACCGGGGAGAAAATCCGAGTTCGCCGCCGCGCTCTGCCGCCCATTTGCGAAGCGAATATTTTTTAGACAATCCCGCAAAAGACTCGCCATTGCGGACTTTTTGCAATAATCTTCGCGCCGCACCCTCCTCGCCGACGAGAATTTCCCGCACATTCGCCTGCTCCTGAAAAAAATAGCCGTCCGCATTCTTCTCGTAAGCTTCTTTCAAAGCCTCTGTGGGCACAGTCACGGTGTCCGAAATCACGCGCAGCATTCTGCCGACAATAGCGCCGTCAATGGCGTGGGCAATTTCTTTCTGCAGTTTTTTGTCTTCTTTCACTCCTGATTTTTCAGCCGCTTTTAACAATTCCTGCCGTACGCGCAACCCGACAACGAATTGTTTCAAATCATCTGACGTTTCAATTCGCCGTTGCTGCCGCGGAGAAGTGTGCTTTGCCTGCTCCAGAAAAT
This genomic interval from Calditrichota bacterium contains the following:
- a CDS encoding TonB-dependent receptor is translated as MILKRKMFLILGILLLSFQYLFAGTTGKITGRVVDVQTGDPLPGVNVLIEGTTMGAASSLDGYYVILNVPPGSYTLSASMIGYQKSTFTGVKVSIDLTTTINFKLSTEILDLGKEVVVTAKRPLVTKDLTSAEAHVDADQIANLPVQEVSEVLALQSGVTVDRYGGIHIRGGRSSEVAYWVDGVSVTDVYDGAISVQVENESVQELQVISGTFNAEYGQAMSGIVNIVTKEGGSKYHVNFSGHSGDYVSEHNQIFYDIKNNNPVANYNLQTSLDGPVPFADKLNFFVTARYYSTDGWLYGQNKYLPSGKPGDGKPVPMNFRHKLSGQAKVTARLAPTMKLSIGALGSKMNFRDYNHGFKWNPTGDVEKFDDGYNLSALLTHTLSQRSFYTINISNYYKQFKEYLYKDPHDARYVHPDSLFAPSYGFLSKGTNMHHFQRNTNTWVGKFDYTIQLNEMHQLKAGLEGRLHKLYLDDIWLTALRDSMGVDVVPFRTAILGPENPAHNNYTTRPIEFSAYVQDKIEYRSMIVNLGLRFDYFNSRAKILSDPTDPNIFNPFKPANIYRDPTLPDSLRNLPGNLKTVAEREAYWWQDATPKYQFSPRLGIAYPITDKGTIHFSYGHFLQIPNFVYLYANPGYKVPESANIHGPYGNPDLKPQRTVMYEIGLQQQLAENLKIDVTSFYRDVRNWVTTSVPIETYIPGVSYSKYINKDYANVRGVTLSMTLRPTAGYSVNVDYTYQVAEGSNSDPNEEFYAMQSLAEPTKMIIPLDWDQTHTLNASFIYATRWGGVTLLGRYGSGYPYSPQISRSSRQGQNLSTGLRKNSRRKPTVYTFDLKLHKNISFGNVKAIFFVNVYNLFDRLNEVDVFGDTGRAGNTLQGKNVSQDDAARVNTVEEYLVYPQFYSAPREIQIGLEFDLANL